The Siniperca chuatsi isolate FFG_IHB_CAS linkage group LG7, ASM2008510v1, whole genome shotgun sequence genome includes a window with the following:
- the nek8 gene encoding serine/threonine-protein kinase Nek8 isoform X2 encodes MEKYEKIKVVGRGAFGIVHLCRRRSDGAFVILKEIPVEQMSRDERLAAQNECQVLKLLNHPNIIEYYENFLEDKALMIAMEYAPGGTLADYIQKRCNSLLDEDTILHFFVQILLALYHVHNKLILHRDLKTQNILLDKHQMIVKIGDFGISKILVSKSKAYTVVGTPCYISPELCEGKPYNQKSDIWALGCVLYELASLKRAFEAANLPALVLKIMSGTFAPISDRYSPELRQLILNMLNLDPSKRPQLNEIMALPICIRPLLNLYTDIGNVKMRRIEKPLSTVHTGPQGRPGGRVPTNRSRDGSVSLGSGKLHSLPLSSVYTWGSGISAPLRLPMLNTEVLQVSLGRTQKMGVTKSGRLITWEAPSVGSGEASLPGVVEQMQPQFISRFLEGQSGVTIKSVSCGDLFTTCMTDRGIIMTFGSGSNGCLGHGNFNDVTQPKIVEALLGYELVQVSCGASHVLAVTNEREVFAWGRGDNGRLGLGTQDTHNSPQQVCLPVEFEAQRVVCGVDCSMIISTQYSIVACGSNRFNKLGLDKITAGEEPNPSNQVEEVYSYTPVQSAPLSSEKIVYIDIGTAHSVAVTERGQCFTFGSNQHGQMGCSSRRSSRVPYPVPGLQGITMAACGDAFTLAIGSEGEVYTWGKGARGRLGRKEEDSGIPKAVQLDESHPFAVTSVACCHGNTLLAVKPLLEEPVPR; translated from the exons ATGGAGAAGtatgagaaaataaaagttgtCGGAAGAGGAGCTTTCGG GATCGTTCACCTGTGCCGCAGGCGCAGCGACGGGGCCTTTGTCATCCTGAAGGAGATCCCAGTGGAGCAGATGTCACGAGACGAACGTCTGGCAGCTCAGAACGAGTGTCAGGTCCTGAAACTACTCAACCATCCAAATATCATAGAGTACTATGAGAACTTCCTGGAAGACAAGGCCCTCATGATAGCTATGGAGTATGCACCAG GTGGAACCTTGGCTGATTACATACAGAAGCGCTGTAACTCTCTGCTGGACGAGGACACCATCCTTCACTTCTTTGTACAGATCTTACTTGCCCTGTACCACGTCCACAACAAACTTATCTTGCACAGAGACCTTAAGACACAGAATATTCTTCTTGACAAGCACCAGATGATCGTCAAAATTGGTGATTTTGGCATCTCCAAAATCCTTGTCAGCAAGAGCAAAGCTTACACG GTGGTCGGGACCCCATGCTACATCTCCCCAGAGCTGTGTGAGGGAAAGCCGTATAATCAGAAGAGTGACATCTGGGCTTTGGGCTGTGTGCTCTATGAGCTAGCGAGCCTTAAGAGAGCCTTCGAGGCTGct AATCTACCCGCTCTCGTTCTGAAGATCATGAGCGGAACATTTGCTCCAATTTCAGACCGGTACAGCCCCGAGCTCCGACAGCTTATCCTCAACATGCTTAATCTGGATCCATCCAAACGGCCTCAACTCAATGAAATAATGGCTCTTCCCATATGCATCAGGCCCCTGCTTAATCTCTACACGGATATAGGCAATGTCAAAATGCGCAG GATTGAGAAACCACTGTCTACTGTGCATACTGGTCCTCAAGGTAGACCAGGAGGGAGAGTTCCTACTAACAGGTCCAGAG ACGGATCAGTCAGTTTGGGATCGGGGAAGCTGCATTCCCTCCCGCTGTCCTCGGTGTATACGTGGGGAAGTGGAATCTCAGCGCCTCTCCGCCTGCCGATGCTCAACACTGAGGTGCTTCAAGTGTCTCTGGGCCGCACCCAGAAGATGGGGGTGACCAAGTCAGGGCGTCTTATTACATGGGAG GCACCATCAGTGGGGTCAGGTGAGGCCAGTCTGCCTGGTGTTGTGGAGCAGATGCAGCCTCAGTTCATTTCACGTTTCCTTGAGGGTCAGTCTGGAGTCACCATCAAGTCTGTGTCCTGTGGCGATCTTTTTACCACCTGCATGACAG ACAGGGGCATTATCATGACGTTTGGAAGTGGGAGCAACGGCTGTCTAGGACATGGTAACTTCAATGATGTAACGCAG CCGAAGATAGTTGAGGCACTCCTCGGCTACGAGCTGGTTCAGGTGTCATGTGGTGCTTCCCACGTACTCGCTGTGACCAATGAAAGAGAAGTATTTGCCTGGGGAAGAGGAGACAATG GTCGCCTTGGGCTAGGCACCCAAGATACCCACAACTCTCCACAGcaggtgtgtttacctgtgGAATTTGAGGCCCAGAGGGTGGTGTGTGGAGTTGACTGCTCCATGATTATCAGCACCCAGTACAGCATTGTGGCATGTGGAAGCAACAG GTTCAACAAGCTCGGGCTGGATAAAATAACAGCTGGAGAGGAACCAAATCCCTCGAATCAGGTGGAAGAAGTTTATTCTTACACTCCTGTCCAATCAGCCCCACTCAGCAGTGAGAAGATTGTTTACATTGACATTGGGACAGCCCATTCTGTTGCTGTTACAG AAAGAGGTCAGTGTTTCACCTTTGGCAGCAACCAGCATGGCCAGATGGGCTGCAGTTCCCGTCGTAGCAGCCGTGTGCCCTACCCGGTGCCTGGGCTGCAGGGCATCACCATGGCTGCCTGTGGAGACGCTTTCACCTTAGCCATTGGATCTG AAGGGGAGGTGTACACCTGGGGAAAGGGGGCCCGCGGCCGCCTcggaagaaaagaggaggattCTGGGATACCGAAGGCGGTGCAGCTTGACGAGAGTCATCCATTCGCGGTGACATCAGTGGcttgttgtcatggcaacactCTGCTGGCAGTGAAAC CTTTACTTGAGGAACCTGTCCCGAGATGA
- the nek8 gene encoding serine/threonine-protein kinase Nek8 isoform X3, with the protein MEKYEKIKVVGRGAFGIVHLCRRRSDGAFVILKEIPVEQMSRDERLAAQNECQVLKLLNHPNIIEYYENFLEDKALMIAMEYAPGGTLADYIQKRCNSLLDEDTILHFFVQILLALYHVHNKLILHRDLKTQNILLDKHQMIVKIGDFGISKILVSKSKAYTVVGTPCYISPELCEGKPYNQKSDIWALGCVLYELASLKRAFEAANLPALVLKIMSGTFAPISDRYSPELRQLILNMLNLDPSKRPQLNEIMALPICIRPLLNLYTDIGNVKMRRIEKPLSTVHTGPQGRPGGRVPTNRSRDGSVSLGSGKLHSLPLSSVYTWGSGISAPLRLPMLNTEVLQVSLGRTQKMGVTKSGRLITWEEGTAVIYSALLGQLVDAPSVGSGEASLPGVVEQMQPQFISRFLEGQSGVTIKSVSCGDLFTTCMTDRGIIMTFGSGSNGCLGHGNFNDVTQPKIVEALLGYELVQVSCGASHVLAVTNEREVFAWGRGDNGRLGLGTQDTHNSPQQVCLPVEFEAQRVVCGVDCSMIISTQYSIVACGSNRFNKLGLDKITAGEEPNPSNQVEEVYSYTPVQSAPLSSEKIVYIDIGTAHSVAVTERGQCFTFGSNQHGQMGCSSRRSSRVPYPVPGLQGITMAACGDAFTLAIGSALLEEPVPR; encoded by the exons ATGGAGAAGtatgagaaaataaaagttgtCGGAAGAGGAGCTTTCGG GATCGTTCACCTGTGCCGCAGGCGCAGCGACGGGGCCTTTGTCATCCTGAAGGAGATCCCAGTGGAGCAGATGTCACGAGACGAACGTCTGGCAGCTCAGAACGAGTGTCAGGTCCTGAAACTACTCAACCATCCAAATATCATAGAGTACTATGAGAACTTCCTGGAAGACAAGGCCCTCATGATAGCTATGGAGTATGCACCAG GTGGAACCTTGGCTGATTACATACAGAAGCGCTGTAACTCTCTGCTGGACGAGGACACCATCCTTCACTTCTTTGTACAGATCTTACTTGCCCTGTACCACGTCCACAACAAACTTATCTTGCACAGAGACCTTAAGACACAGAATATTCTTCTTGACAAGCACCAGATGATCGTCAAAATTGGTGATTTTGGCATCTCCAAAATCCTTGTCAGCAAGAGCAAAGCTTACACG GTGGTCGGGACCCCATGCTACATCTCCCCAGAGCTGTGTGAGGGAAAGCCGTATAATCAGAAGAGTGACATCTGGGCTTTGGGCTGTGTGCTCTATGAGCTAGCGAGCCTTAAGAGAGCCTTCGAGGCTGct AATCTACCCGCTCTCGTTCTGAAGATCATGAGCGGAACATTTGCTCCAATTTCAGACCGGTACAGCCCCGAGCTCCGACAGCTTATCCTCAACATGCTTAATCTGGATCCATCCAAACGGCCTCAACTCAATGAAATAATGGCTCTTCCCATATGCATCAGGCCCCTGCTTAATCTCTACACGGATATAGGCAATGTCAAAATGCGCAG GATTGAGAAACCACTGTCTACTGTGCATACTGGTCCTCAAGGTAGACCAGGAGGGAGAGTTCCTACTAACAGGTCCAGAG ACGGATCAGTCAGTTTGGGATCGGGGAAGCTGCATTCCCTCCCGCTGTCCTCGGTGTATACGTGGGGAAGTGGAATCTCAGCGCCTCTCCGCCTGCCGATGCTCAACACTGAGGTGCTTCAAGTGTCTCTGGGCCGCACCCAGAAGATGGGGGTGACCAAGTCAGGGCGTCTTATTACATGGGAG GAAGGAACAGCTGTGATCTACTCTGCACTCCTGGGTCAACTTGTTGAT GCACCATCAGTGGGGTCAGGTGAGGCCAGTCTGCCTGGTGTTGTGGAGCAGATGCAGCCTCAGTTCATTTCACGTTTCCTTGAGGGTCAGTCTGGAGTCACCATCAAGTCTGTGTCCTGTGGCGATCTTTTTACCACCTGCATGACAG ACAGGGGCATTATCATGACGTTTGGAAGTGGGAGCAACGGCTGTCTAGGACATGGTAACTTCAATGATGTAACGCAG CCGAAGATAGTTGAGGCACTCCTCGGCTACGAGCTGGTTCAGGTGTCATGTGGTGCTTCCCACGTACTCGCTGTGACCAATGAAAGAGAAGTATTTGCCTGGGGAAGAGGAGACAATG GTCGCCTTGGGCTAGGCACCCAAGATACCCACAACTCTCCACAGcaggtgtgtttacctgtgGAATTTGAGGCCCAGAGGGTGGTGTGTGGAGTTGACTGCTCCATGATTATCAGCACCCAGTACAGCATTGTGGCATGTGGAAGCAACAG GTTCAACAAGCTCGGGCTGGATAAAATAACAGCTGGAGAGGAACCAAATCCCTCGAATCAGGTGGAAGAAGTTTATTCTTACACTCCTGTCCAATCAGCCCCACTCAGCAGTGAGAAGATTGTTTACATTGACATTGGGACAGCCCATTCTGTTGCTGTTACAG AAAGAGGTCAGTGTTTCACCTTTGGCAGCAACCAGCATGGCCAGATGGGCTGCAGTTCCCGTCGTAGCAGCCGTGTGCCCTACCCGGTGCCTGGGCTGCAGGGCATCACCATGGCTGCCTGTGGAGACGCTTTCACCTTAGCCATTGGATCTG CTTTACTTGAGGAACCTGTCCCGAGATGA
- the nek8 gene encoding serine/threonine-protein kinase Nek8 isoform X1, protein MEKYEKIKVVGRGAFGIVHLCRRRSDGAFVILKEIPVEQMSRDERLAAQNECQVLKLLNHPNIIEYYENFLEDKALMIAMEYAPGGTLADYIQKRCNSLLDEDTILHFFVQILLALYHVHNKLILHRDLKTQNILLDKHQMIVKIGDFGISKILVSKSKAYTVVGTPCYISPELCEGKPYNQKSDIWALGCVLYELASLKRAFEAANLPALVLKIMSGTFAPISDRYSPELRQLILNMLNLDPSKRPQLNEIMALPICIRPLLNLYTDIGNVKMRRIEKPLSTVHTGPQGRPGGRVPTNRSRDGSVSLGSGKLHSLPLSSVYTWGSGISAPLRLPMLNTEVLQVSLGRTQKMGVTKSGRLITWEEGTAVIYSALLGQLVDAPSVGSGEASLPGVVEQMQPQFISRFLEGQSGVTIKSVSCGDLFTTCMTDRGIIMTFGSGSNGCLGHGNFNDVTQPKIVEALLGYELVQVSCGASHVLAVTNEREVFAWGRGDNGRLGLGTQDTHNSPQQVCLPVEFEAQRVVCGVDCSMIISTQYSIVACGSNRFNKLGLDKITAGEEPNPSNQVEEVYSYTPVQSAPLSSEKIVYIDIGTAHSVAVTERGQCFTFGSNQHGQMGCSSRRSSRVPYPVPGLQGITMAACGDAFTLAIGSEGEVYTWGKGARGRLGRKEEDSGIPKAVQLDESHPFAVTSVACCHGNTLLAVKPLLEEPVPR, encoded by the exons ATGGAGAAGtatgagaaaataaaagttgtCGGAAGAGGAGCTTTCGG GATCGTTCACCTGTGCCGCAGGCGCAGCGACGGGGCCTTTGTCATCCTGAAGGAGATCCCAGTGGAGCAGATGTCACGAGACGAACGTCTGGCAGCTCAGAACGAGTGTCAGGTCCTGAAACTACTCAACCATCCAAATATCATAGAGTACTATGAGAACTTCCTGGAAGACAAGGCCCTCATGATAGCTATGGAGTATGCACCAG GTGGAACCTTGGCTGATTACATACAGAAGCGCTGTAACTCTCTGCTGGACGAGGACACCATCCTTCACTTCTTTGTACAGATCTTACTTGCCCTGTACCACGTCCACAACAAACTTATCTTGCACAGAGACCTTAAGACACAGAATATTCTTCTTGACAAGCACCAGATGATCGTCAAAATTGGTGATTTTGGCATCTCCAAAATCCTTGTCAGCAAGAGCAAAGCTTACACG GTGGTCGGGACCCCATGCTACATCTCCCCAGAGCTGTGTGAGGGAAAGCCGTATAATCAGAAGAGTGACATCTGGGCTTTGGGCTGTGTGCTCTATGAGCTAGCGAGCCTTAAGAGAGCCTTCGAGGCTGct AATCTACCCGCTCTCGTTCTGAAGATCATGAGCGGAACATTTGCTCCAATTTCAGACCGGTACAGCCCCGAGCTCCGACAGCTTATCCTCAACATGCTTAATCTGGATCCATCCAAACGGCCTCAACTCAATGAAATAATGGCTCTTCCCATATGCATCAGGCCCCTGCTTAATCTCTACACGGATATAGGCAATGTCAAAATGCGCAG GATTGAGAAACCACTGTCTACTGTGCATACTGGTCCTCAAGGTAGACCAGGAGGGAGAGTTCCTACTAACAGGTCCAGAG ACGGATCAGTCAGTTTGGGATCGGGGAAGCTGCATTCCCTCCCGCTGTCCTCGGTGTATACGTGGGGAAGTGGAATCTCAGCGCCTCTCCGCCTGCCGATGCTCAACACTGAGGTGCTTCAAGTGTCTCTGGGCCGCACCCAGAAGATGGGGGTGACCAAGTCAGGGCGTCTTATTACATGGGAG GAAGGAACAGCTGTGATCTACTCTGCACTCCTGGGTCAACTTGTTGAT GCACCATCAGTGGGGTCAGGTGAGGCCAGTCTGCCTGGTGTTGTGGAGCAGATGCAGCCTCAGTTCATTTCACGTTTCCTTGAGGGTCAGTCTGGAGTCACCATCAAGTCTGTGTCCTGTGGCGATCTTTTTACCACCTGCATGACAG ACAGGGGCATTATCATGACGTTTGGAAGTGGGAGCAACGGCTGTCTAGGACATGGTAACTTCAATGATGTAACGCAG CCGAAGATAGTTGAGGCACTCCTCGGCTACGAGCTGGTTCAGGTGTCATGTGGTGCTTCCCACGTACTCGCTGTGACCAATGAAAGAGAAGTATTTGCCTGGGGAAGAGGAGACAATG GTCGCCTTGGGCTAGGCACCCAAGATACCCACAACTCTCCACAGcaggtgtgtttacctgtgGAATTTGAGGCCCAGAGGGTGGTGTGTGGAGTTGACTGCTCCATGATTATCAGCACCCAGTACAGCATTGTGGCATGTGGAAGCAACAG GTTCAACAAGCTCGGGCTGGATAAAATAACAGCTGGAGAGGAACCAAATCCCTCGAATCAGGTGGAAGAAGTTTATTCTTACACTCCTGTCCAATCAGCCCCACTCAGCAGTGAGAAGATTGTTTACATTGACATTGGGACAGCCCATTCTGTTGCTGTTACAG AAAGAGGTCAGTGTTTCACCTTTGGCAGCAACCAGCATGGCCAGATGGGCTGCAGTTCCCGTCGTAGCAGCCGTGTGCCCTACCCGGTGCCTGGGCTGCAGGGCATCACCATGGCTGCCTGTGGAGACGCTTTCACCTTAGCCATTGGATCTG AAGGGGAGGTGTACACCTGGGGAAAGGGGGCCCGCGGCCGCCTcggaagaaaagaggaggattCTGGGATACCGAAGGCGGTGCAGCTTGACGAGAGTCATCCATTCGCGGTGACATCAGTGGcttgttgtcatggcaacactCTGCTGGCAGTGAAAC CTTTACTTGAGGAACCTGTCCCGAGATGA